The Fervidibacillus albus genome contains a region encoding:
- a CDS encoding aspartyl-phosphate phosphatase Spo0E family protein — translation MKTEQYKKKMEMKITKKREEMISCARIFGYTAEETLQQSRELDELMNEYQRLFLHPRNKMNVLFIILFLFKSQFGRFVTSDCPSSVKIDY, via the coding sequence TTGAAAACGGAACAGTATAAGAAGAAAATGGAAATGAAAATTACGAAAAAAAGGGAGGAAATGATTAGTTGTGCCCGAATTTTTGGATATACCGCAGAGGAAACGTTGCAACAAAGTCGTGAGTTGGATGAATTAATGAATGAATACCAACGGCTCTTTCTTCATCCAAGGAATAAAATGAATGTTTTGTTTATTATCCTTTTTTTATTTAAATCCCAGTTTGGCCGATTCGTCACGTCGGATTGTCCTTCCTCAGTAAAAATTGATTATTAA
- a CDS encoding methylated-DNA--[protein]-cysteine S-methyltransferase, with protein sequence MSYSYLSISTIIGPLSLVADQQTVRRLFFSEKKMFEWAKGTSMINNPNHPILRLGKEQIEEYFSGRRKQFQIPYTIEEGTDFQRSVWHALSTIPYGETVSYGQIAKLIGNEKAVRAVGQANRKNPLPILIPCHRVIGKNGGLVGYDGNRINIKEQLLSLEKNCTFG encoded by the coding sequence ATGTCTTATAGTTATCTTTCGATTTCGACGATCATAGGACCATTGTCGTTAGTTGCCGACCAACAAACGGTTCGACGGTTGTTTTTTAGTGAAAAAAAGATGTTTGAATGGGCAAAGGGAACGTCGATGATAAATAATCCGAATCACCCGATTTTACGTCTCGGAAAGGAGCAAATTGAAGAATACTTTTCGGGGAGGAGAAAACAATTTCAAATTCCGTATACGATCGAAGAAGGAACGGATTTCCAACGGTCTGTATGGCATGCCCTTTCGACTATTCCGTATGGGGAAACGGTCAGCTATGGACAAATTGCCAAGTTAATCGGCAATGAAAAGGCGGTTCGGGCGGTCGGACAAGCAAATCGGAAAAATCCGTTACCGATTCTTATCCCCTGCCATCGGGTAATCGGAAAAAACGGCGGCTTAGTCGGTTACGACGGGAATCGTATAAATATAAAGGAACAACTACTTTCGTTAGAAAAAAATTGTACTTTTGGTTGA
- a CDS encoding PAS domain-containing sensor histidine kinase has translation MDQERKDLQKRIVKLEEENGQLKSDLDVYKTIYLHAPEPMILLDSQNRFIDANGAAEVFFEMDLSKLRSKTFFDFLYMSPYNGFEHEEKGSIFKDERLIELEDGKIKQVEVYVFRDLFPKSSFLILKDVTSHKRLEWERTMHLELFNKIFNQIIDGLILFDESGNIVNANPSFCKLMGIAEETLSELSFHQLFSENEQGKYRHFWESLQETGSFFGEVQLTWGQNVKFFEMSTSSKVYNGLYISILRDITEKKNMEQEKLNSEEKFRKVFHGTFDGMLLWKEVSKKGKDRNRKVSIVDVNDAGLSILNVKSCSDLQEGKVLLYLIDQEGKHEFLSYLQNTFVNGEDGTIVRMEVDKQIKNIEFYSKRNIFQDVHLTIFRDVTERLKMEDQLRKSDMLNVIGELAAGIAHEIRNPMTSLKGFIQLLKGSVDGYSMYFNIIMAELERIESIVNEFLVLSKPQVVHYKMFNVVQIMKETIELLHPQAMMENIQIRTDFEVENFPIYCEPNQIKQVFINIIKNAIEVMPKGRFITITISRLKKHFVKVSIQDEGSGISKDKIKKLGQPFYTTKERGTGLGLMISYKIIKEHGGKIEVESELGKGTVFHVMLPIDKRRKKIQWSPQTK, from the coding sequence TTGGATCAAGAACGAAAGGATTTACAGAAAAGAATCGTGAAATTGGAGGAGGAGAACGGCCAATTAAAAAGCGATTTGGACGTTTATAAAACGATTTATTTGCATGCTCCGGAACCGATGATCTTGTTGGACAGTCAAAATCGATTCATCGATGCGAATGGCGCAGCAGAGGTATTTTTCGAAATGGACTTATCGAAGTTACGTTCAAAAACATTTTTCGATTTTTTATACATGTCTCCCTATAACGGGTTTGAACATGAAGAAAAAGGGAGCATTTTTAAAGACGAACGATTGATCGAATTGGAAGACGGCAAAATCAAACAAGTGGAAGTGTACGTTTTTCGAGATTTATTTCCGAAATCGAGCTTCCTCATTTTGAAAGATGTAACTTCCCATAAACGACTCGAATGGGAACGGACGATGCACTTAGAATTATTCAATAAAATCTTTAACCAAATTATCGACGGATTAATCTTATTTGATGAATCGGGAAATATTGTCAATGCGAATCCGTCCTTTTGCAAGCTTATGGGAATTGCTGAAGAAACGTTAAGCGAGTTGTCCTTCCATCAATTATTTTCAGAAAATGAGCAGGGGAAATATCGTCATTTTTGGGAAAGTTTACAAGAGACCGGATCGTTTTTCGGTGAAGTCCAATTAACATGGGGTCAAAATGTAAAGTTTTTTGAAATGTCGACGAGTTCTAAGGTGTATAACGGTTTGTATATATCAATCTTGCGGGATATTACCGAAAAAAAGAATATGGAACAAGAAAAATTAAATAGTGAAGAAAAGTTTCGTAAAGTGTTCCATGGAACGTTTGACGGAATGCTGTTATGGAAAGAAGTGAGTAAAAAGGGGAAAGATCGGAATAGAAAAGTTTCCATCGTAGACGTAAACGACGCCGGTCTTTCTATTTTAAATGTAAAAAGTTGTTCCGATTTGCAAGAGGGAAAAGTCCTTCTTTATCTAATCGATCAAGAAGGGAAACACGAATTTTTATCGTACTTACAAAATACGTTCGTCAATGGAGAAGACGGAACGATTGTTCGTATGGAAGTAGACAAGCAAATAAAAAATATCGAATTTTATTCAAAAAGAAATATTTTTCAAGATGTGCACTTAACGATATTTCGAGATGTGACAGAACGATTGAAGATGGAAGACCAATTACGTAAATCGGACATGTTAAATGTAATCGGCGAACTGGCAGCAGGAATCGCCCACGAAATTCGAAATCCGATGACATCTTTGAAAGGATTTATTCAACTTTTGAAGGGGAGTGTCGACGGATATTCGATGTACTTTAATATCATTATGGCCGAATTGGAACGAATTGAATCAATCGTCAATGAATTTCTCGTCTTATCGAAACCGCAAGTCGTACATTATAAAATGTTTAATGTCGTTCAAATTATGAAAGAGACGATCGAATTGCTCCATCCACAGGCAATGATGGAAAACATTCAAATTCGGACCGATTTTGAAGTTGAAAATTTTCCGATTTACTGTGAGCCGAACCAAATCAAACAAGTTTTTATTAATATTATTAAAAATGCGATAGAAGTTATGCCAAAGGGAAGATTTATTACGATCACGATATCTCGACTAAAAAAACATTTCGTTAAAGTTTCGATTCAAGACGAAGGTAGTGGAATCTCTAAAGATAAAATAAAAAAACTCGGACAACCTTTTTATACGACGAAAGAACGGGGTACTGGGCTAGGGTTGATGATTAGTTACAAAATCATTAAGGAACACGGTGGGAAAATTGAAGTGGAAAGTGAGCTCGGAAAAGGAACGGTATTCCACGTTATGTTACCGATCGATAAACGAAGAAAGAAAATCCAATGGTCTCCACAAACGAAATGA
- a CDS encoding TrkH family potassium uptake protein: MWEKIKAKTNKLTPAQVIVGYYLLAVSISAMLLSLPMARKAEAPWSFIDSIFTAVSAVSVTGLSTVNVSETFTTFGIFILILVLQVGGIGIMTIGTFFWLIFRKRIGFRERRLIMVDQNQISFAGLVKLLKQLVVIFIGIEVVGSLILGTYFLHYFTDWKEAYLQGIFASVSAMTNAGFDITGASMKPFATDYFVQFILMVLIILGAIGFPVLVEVKNFLLHRRETDRPVFSLFTKITTYMYFVLVIVGMALFLLFEYNGIVKEHVWHQSILYSLFQSVSARSGGLVTIDITELSEATQFLLSGLMFIGASPSSVGGGIRTTTFALNLLFLYNFAKGNPSIKLFHREIYEQDVRKALLVFLFATMICFSSVLALTFTEEHSLMAIIFEVTSAFGTSGMSMGITADLSIFGKIVIMLLMFIGRVGILSFVFMIGGKEKKENYHFPKERIIIG; encoded by the coding sequence ATGTGGGAGAAAATAAAGGCAAAAACGAATAAACTTACGCCAGCCCAAGTGATTGTCGGGTATTATCTTTTAGCTGTTTCTATTTCAGCAATGTTGCTTAGCCTTCCGATGGCGAGAAAAGCGGAGGCACCTTGGTCGTTCATCGATTCAATTTTTACGGCTGTTAGTGCGGTAAGTGTAACGGGTTTGAGCACGGTAAACGTTTCGGAAACATTTACGACTTTCGGTATTTTTATCCTCATTCTTGTATTACAAGTCGGCGGTATCGGGATTATGACGATCGGTACGTTTTTTTGGCTCATTTTTCGGAAACGGATCGGGTTTCGCGAAAGAAGATTGATTATGGTCGACCAAAACCAAATTAGTTTTGCCGGTCTCGTGAAACTATTGAAACAATTAGTCGTTATTTTTATCGGCATTGAAGTAGTCGGTTCCCTTATTCTCGGGACATATTTTTTACATTATTTCACCGATTGGAAGGAAGCGTATTTACAAGGGATATTTGCTTCAGTAAGTGCGATGACGAATGCCGGATTTGACATCACGGGTGCATCGATGAAACCTTTTGCGACGGATTATTTTGTCCAATTTATATTGATGGTGTTAATCATTTTAGGTGCAATCGGCTTCCCTGTCCTTGTTGAGGTGAAAAATTTTCTGTTACATCGACGGGAAACGGATCGACCGGTTTTTTCGTTGTTTACAAAAATTACGACGTATATGTATTTCGTCTTAGTCATCGTAGGGATGGCATTATTTTTATTGTTTGAATACAACGGAATAGTAAAGGAACATGTTTGGCATCAATCGATCTTGTATTCTTTATTTCAATCCGTATCGGCAAGAAGCGGCGGACTCGTCACCATTGACATTACTGAACTGTCTGAAGCGACCCAATTTTTATTGTCCGGTCTTATGTTTATCGGAGCTTCCCCTTCTTCAGTCGGCGGAGGGATTCGAACGACGACTTTCGCATTGAATCTGTTATTTTTGTACAATTTTGCGAAGGGAAATCCTTCGATCAAATTATTTCATCGGGAAATTTATGAGCAGGACGTTCGGAAGGCGTTGCTCGTTTTCCTTTTTGCGACGATGATTTGTTTTTCATCGGTTCTGGCGCTTACGTTTACCGAAGAGCATTCATTGATGGCAATCATCTTTGAAGTGACATCCGCCTTTGGAACTTCGGGGATGTCGATGGGCATTACAGCGGACTTATCCATTTTTGGAAAAATCGTCATTATGCTCTTAATGTTTATCGGTCGAGTTGGAATCTTGTCCTTCGTCTTTATGATTGGCGGAAAGGAGAAAAAGGAAAACTATCATTTCCCGAAAGAAAGGATCATTATCGGATAA
- a CDS encoding alpha/beta-type small acid-soluble spore protein, producing the protein MAKRSNALVVPGVDQFLNEVKYEIAQEFGVNLSADTPARGNGSVGGEITKRLVQQAKSQLKRK; encoded by the coding sequence ATGGCAAAACGATCCAATGCACTCGTCGTCCCCGGTGTGGATCAATTTTTAAATGAAGTGAAATATGAGATTGCACAAGAATTCGGGGTCAATTTAAGTGCGGATACCCCTGCTAGAGGAAACGGTTCCGTCGGAGGGGAGATAACGAAACGACTGGTCCAACAAGCAAAATCCCAATTAAAAAGGAAATAA
- a CDS encoding TerC family protein, whose product MDLTMFFEYAWVLLVLIGLEGILAADNAVVMAVMVKHLPVHQQKKALFYGLLGAFIFRFATLFMISFLVNVWYVQAIGAAYLLYIAIHHILKRNAQLNGQPNKRNKMTGSSFWMTVLKVEVADIAFAVDSMLAAVALAVTLPEVGQFSIGGLDGGQFIVMFLGGFIGLVIIRFAATWFVKLLNDYPSLETAAFLIVGWVGVKLAIYTLSHPKISILNEHFPESVPWKVTFWIVLLGIAFGGYWLSKRENKKAIAESVEKKVEKHS is encoded by the coding sequence TTGGATCTTACAATGTTTTTTGAATATGCTTGGGTTTTGCTCGTATTAATCGGTTTGGAGGGAATTTTAGCTGCAGATAATGCCGTTGTAATGGCTGTTATGGTGAAACATCTGCCCGTCCATCAACAAAAAAAGGCGCTTTTTTACGGATTACTCGGTGCCTTTATTTTCCGTTTCGCAACGCTTTTTATGATTTCTTTTCTCGTTAATGTATGGTACGTGCAAGCGATCGGTGCGGCATACTTGCTTTACATAGCGATTCATCACATATTAAAAAGGAATGCGCAGTTGAATGGACAACCGAACAAAAGGAACAAAATGACCGGTTCGTCCTTCTGGATGACCGTATTAAAAGTAGAAGTGGCGGATATTGCTTTTGCTGTCGATTCAATGCTTGCTGCCGTAGCTTTAGCTGTGACGCTTCCGGAAGTCGGGCAATTTTCAATTGGTGGATTGGACGGGGGCCAATTTATCGTCATGTTTTTAGGTGGTTTCATCGGTTTAGTGATCATCCGTTTTGCTGCCACGTGGTTTGTTAAATTATTAAACGATTATCCTTCTTTGGAAACAGCAGCCTTTTTAATCGTCGGATGGGTAGGGGTTAAGTTAGCCATTTATACATTATCCCATCCGAAAATTTCCATATTGAATGAGCATTTTCCAGAATCTGTTCCTTGGAAAGTAACCTTTTGGATCGTTTTATTAGGGATCGCCTTCGGTGGATATTGGCTGTCAAAAAGGGAAAATAAAAAAGCAATCGCCGAAAGCGTCGAAAAAAAAGTGGAGAAACATTCGTAA
- a CDS encoding TetR/AcrR family transcriptional regulator: MSEKKEMILRTALSLFAQKGHQATSMQEIAEASGVAKGTLYTYFQSKDDLLLTIFKKYYRQFIDKLQMIENRTDLSEKEKFYEQVYTLLSEMMNLREYIIVYFREQFIPNESTFQDFFIQTFHESFKWLREKMIIVYGEKVRSHASDLAIFFHAIIKHFFFFPLCLSHSVTAKDVCNFAFHRLEDVIDGSILQEEPLTTDLDRFHPYDQCNMKSKPSIPNILQTIKEKVSELTLPSEKKDTVIQTVEAIFREWQKVDPDQIILSGLFLYLKKEGPNEIKNDIEVLEQFLFKNKG, translated from the coding sequence ATGTCAGAAAAAAAAGAAATGATTTTACGTACCGCCTTATCGTTATTTGCTCAAAAAGGCCATCAAGCAACATCGATGCAAGAAATTGCGGAAGCTTCCGGAGTGGCGAAGGGGACGTTGTATACGTATTTTCAATCGAAGGACGATTTGTTGTTAACGATTTTTAAAAAATATTATCGACAGTTCATTGATAAACTGCAAATGATTGAAAATCGAACGGACTTATCGGAAAAGGAAAAATTTTACGAGCAAGTGTATACATTATTGTCGGAAATGATGAACTTACGAGAATACATTATTGTCTATTTTCGGGAACAATTTATTCCTAATGAAAGCACGTTTCAAGACTTTTTCATACAAACGTTTCATGAAAGTTTTAAATGGTTGAGGGAAAAAATGATTATCGTTTACGGTGAAAAAGTTCGATCCCACGCATCCGATTTGGCCATTTTTTTCCATGCTATTATCAAACATTTTTTCTTTTTTCCGTTATGTTTGTCCCATTCTGTGACAGCAAAGGATGTATGCAATTTCGCCTTTCATCGGTTGGAAGATGTGATCGACGGTTCCATTCTTCAAGAAGAGCCGTTAACGACTGACCTTGATCGTTTCCATCCGTACGACCAATGTAATATGAAATCGAAACCGTCTATTCCGAATATTTTACAAACGATCAAAGAAAAGGTTTCGGAACTTACCCTTCCATCGGAGAAAAAAGATACCGTAATCCAAACGGTCGAGGCCATTTTCCGCGAATGGCAAAAGGTTGATCCAGATCAAATTATTCTATCGGGATTATTCTTATATTTAAAAAAGGAAGGTCCAAACGAAATAAAAAACGATATAGAAGTTCTCGAACAATTTTTATTTAAAAATAAAGGGTAA
- a CDS encoding efflux RND transporter permease subunit produces MKISNFSIKRPVFTIVTMLLVIILGVVSFTRIPLKLIPEINPPVAVVVTSYPGAGPQEVLDKVSKPLENNLATVPGLDTITSTSQEGASLILMEFTWDTDVDEIQTEVMQRIDQTSLPDDAGDPRYLKFDPSQFPIIQLSLRGEADEDELQTLSSDLESELSRVEGVASVSVYGSPIKDVVVSLDQDQLQAYQLTQDDIVNVIAANDISLPGETVISGEKQLTTRVVSTIDSLDTLKELVITKNPMTGEDITIADVADVNMVERDEQTITRTNETPSVILSVLQKSDSNTVQVSNAFKDTLNDLLDQEKYENITADIILDQGDYIQTVIDNILQSLILGGIFAMLVLFFFLKGWRSPIIIAVAIPYSVIVSFVLMFFADFTLNIMTLGGLALGIGMLVDNSIVVIENIYRHLSMGKDPKQASRDATKEVGSAIIASTLTTIAVFFPVVFIEGIIGDLFKEFSFTIAFSLLASLFVALTVVPMMASKMLKAPKGNMEEKRQRSSFLSSVERIVKWSLAHRLAVLSIALLLVVGSLFGLSKVGTQFLPNSDEGYFSIQVQLENGTSLEETEKVVAAIENELQDEDAIDVYVSMIGSTQMQAAQGTTTANTAEIYVTMKELSERDLSVFDFIEEKQKEFERAAQRENPSAELSISTQSSTGLDPNTLSFTVTDSDPSRLEQSVALIYDALKDLKDVTEISTDLTETVDEVQIEIDREKALEHGFVPSQIAMVVNNVTRGVTATNFVDENADVFDVKVEYDEEITRDIDQLKNVLIRKNDGTFVKLSDVAEINIGESPVNIQRMDQQSVVSVTLKYSTDVSLGEISNEVDDEIANLDLPDETKITYSGERDYLDSALNDLFLAFALAIVFVYIVMAAQFESFKYPFVIMFTVPLMVIGVAIALIVTNTPVSIMAFVGIIVLAGIVVNNAIVIVDYINKLKEQGMKSYDAIVQAVKDRLRPVLMTALTTILGLIPLSLGLGEGTEMTQPLGIAVIGGLLSSTLLTLVVIPVIYSLFDKETRHLNRKYRLPDGQIIPAYLLEDRIVKEDDDDENKSNVPMKKDVQKEDLIFMLEHLADLLKKENRKKDEDPDKK; encoded by the coding sequence TTGAAAATTAGCAATTTCTCGATTAAACGGCCAGTCTTTACCATCGTTACGATGCTATTGGTCATTATTTTAGGAGTCGTATCGTTCACGCGGATTCCATTGAAGCTTATACCTGAAATCAATCCGCCAGTGGCCGTTGTCGTTACGAGTTATCCCGGGGCAGGCCCTCAAGAAGTACTCGATAAAGTGTCCAAACCTCTGGAAAATAATTTGGCAACTGTACCTGGATTAGATACGATTACGTCCACTTCTCAAGAAGGGGCTAGCTTAATTTTAATGGAGTTTACTTGGGATACAGATGTCGATGAAATTCAAACGGAAGTTATGCAACGAATCGATCAAACGTCATTACCTGATGATGCCGGTGATCCTCGTTATTTAAAGTTTGATCCTTCCCAATTTCCAATTATCCAGTTGAGTCTGAGGGGGGAAGCAGACGAGGACGAGCTCCAAACGTTGTCTTCCGATTTGGAATCGGAATTGTCAAGGGTTGAAGGCGTTGCAAGTGTATCGGTTTACGGTTCACCGATTAAAGATGTTGTCGTTAGTCTCGATCAAGATCAATTGCAAGCATATCAGCTTACCCAAGATGATATCGTCAATGTTATTGCTGCCAACGATATCTCCCTGCCTGGTGAAACGGTGATATCTGGGGAAAAGCAGTTAACCACTCGTGTTGTAAGTACAATCGATTCCCTCGATACGTTGAAAGAGCTCGTCATCACAAAAAATCCGATGACAGGTGAAGACATTACGATCGCAGACGTCGCGGATGTGAACATGGTCGAGCGTGACGAACAAACGATTACGCGGACGAATGAAACCCCTTCTGTGATTTTGAGTGTTTTACAAAAATCGGATTCAAATACCGTCCAAGTATCCAATGCATTTAAAGATACATTAAATGATTTATTGGATCAGGAAAAATACGAGAATATCACAGCTGATATCATCCTCGATCAAGGGGATTATATCCAGACGGTCATCGACAACATTCTCCAGTCGTTAATTTTAGGTGGCATATTTGCCATGCTCGTTTTATTCTTTTTCTTAAAGGGATGGAGGAGCCCGATTATCATCGCAGTGGCCATTCCTTATTCCGTAATCGTTTCGTTTGTGTTAATGTTTTTTGCTGATTTCACGTTAAATATTATGACCCTAGGCGGTCTAGCCCTTGGAATCGGAATGTTAGTTGATAACTCGATCGTCGTTATCGAAAATATTTATCGTCATCTTTCCATGGGTAAAGATCCAAAACAAGCTTCACGGGATGCGACGAAGGAAGTCGGGAGCGCCATCATCGCTTCCACATTGACGACGATTGCGGTCTTTTTCCCCGTCGTCTTTATTGAAGGAATAATCGGCGACTTATTTAAAGAATTCTCCTTTACGATCGCCTTTAGTTTGCTAGCATCGTTATTTGTCGCTTTGACGGTCGTACCGATGATGGCGAGCAAAATGTTGAAGGCACCGAAGGGAAATATGGAGGAAAAACGACAACGTTCTTCCTTTTTATCGAGTGTTGAACGGATCGTTAAATGGAGTCTAGCTCATCGATTAGCCGTATTAAGTATCGCTTTATTACTTGTCGTCGGAAGCCTTTTCGGACTTTCGAAGGTCGGCACCCAATTTCTTCCAAATAGCGATGAAGGATATTTTTCAATCCAAGTACAATTAGAAAATGGCACGTCCCTCGAAGAAACGGAAAAAGTTGTAGCAGCGATTGAAAACGAATTGCAGGATGAAGATGCAATCGATGTTTACGTCAGTATGATCGGTTCCACGCAAATGCAAGCAGCGCAAGGGACGACTACGGCAAATACAGCGGAAATTTATGTTACCATGAAGGAATTATCTGAACGGGATCTATCCGTATTTGATTTTATCGAAGAAAAACAAAAGGAATTTGAACGGGCAGCTCAAAGGGAAAATCCGTCTGCCGAATTGTCGATATCCACGCAATCCTCCACCGGTTTAGATCCGAATACATTATCGTTCACAGTTACTGATTCGGATCCAAGTCGTTTGGAACAATCCGTTGCGTTGATTTATGACGCGTTAAAGGATTTGAAAGATGTAACGGAAATTTCAACTGATTTAACGGAAACCGTCGATGAAGTTCAAATCGAAATCGATCGGGAGAAAGCATTGGAGCACGGGTTTGTTCCTTCCCAAATCGCTATGGTTGTCAATAACGTTACAAGGGGAGTAACGGCGACGAATTTTGTCGATGAGAATGCGGACGTTTTTGATGTGAAGGTGGAATATGACGAAGAAATTACCCGCGATATCGATCAATTAAAGAACGTACTTATTAGAAAAAATGACGGTACCTTTGTAAAACTGTCGGACGTAGCAGAAATTAATATTGGTGAAAGTCCGGTGAACATTCAACGGATGGATCAACAAAGCGTCGTTTCCGTCACGTTAAAATATAGCACCGACGTCAGCCTTGGGGAGATTTCCAATGAAGTGGACGATGAAATTGCCAATCTCGATCTTCCCGATGAAACGAAAATTACGTATTCTGGGGAACGGGATTATCTCGATTCAGCCTTAAACGATTTATTTTTAGCATTCGCCTTAGCGATCGTGTTCGTGTATATCGTGATGGCTGCTCAATTTGAGTCGTTTAAATATCCGTTCGTCATCATGTTTACCGTCCCGTTAATGGTCATCGGGGTCGCCATCGCTTTAATTGTCACGAATACACCGGTAAGCATAATGGCCTTCGTAGGCATTATCGTCTTAGCAGGAATCGTCGTCAACAATGCGATCGTCATTGTCGACTACATTAATAAATTGAAGGAACAGGGAATGAAATCGTACGATGCCATCGTTCAAGCGGTAAAAGACCGATTACGTCCTGTGTTGATGACCGCATTGACAACGATATTAGGCTTAATTCCGTTATCCCTCGGACTGGGAGAAGGTACGGAAATGACTCAACCACTTGGAATTGCGGTAATTGGTGGATTGTTAAGTAGTACGTTATTGACATTAGTCGTCATCCCTGTAATTTACAGTCTATTTGATAAAGAGACGAGACATTTGAATCGCAAATATCGATTACCTGATGGACAAATAATCCCAGCCTATTTGTTAGAAGATCGCATCGTAAAGGAAGACGACGATGACGAAAACAAATCGAATGTCCCGATGAAAAAAGATGTACAGAAAGAAGACTTGATTTTCATGCTTGAACATTTAGCGGATTTATTGAAAAAAGAAAATCGAAAAAAAGATGAAGATCCGGATAAAAAATAA
- a CDS encoding citrate synthase/methylcitrate synthase, with protein sequence MSLSYRKGLEGVIATETKISCVDGEKGYFIYRGYWAKDLAIQYTFEEVAYFIWHGYFPNETELQSFKQKLNEYRQIPQYVKEVINLLPENMHLMDVLRTAISAVGNDSFQWPPKIEDAIRLTAITPTIIAYWHRKKNELPLIEPNDNFDHVSNFLYMLTGKRPTYAHCKALSSYMILTMEHGMNASTFSSRVVCSTESDMVSAIVAAIGAMKGPLHGGAPSGVLRMLDEIGTPEEIEPYIVNKLEKGEKLMGFGHRIYKTTDPRAETLKEVAKGLAGEEKWFDLAVQLEEKAIELLNRYKPGRKLYANVEFYAAAILKGISLPKSLFTPTFTASRMVGWTAHILEQASDNRIFRPQSLYVGKMPKM encoded by the coding sequence GTGAGCCTTTCCTATCGAAAAGGTTTAGAAGGCGTCATAGCGACGGAAACGAAAATTAGTTGTGTTGACGGAGAAAAGGGGTATTTCATTTATCGAGGTTATTGGGCAAAGGATTTAGCGATTCAGTATACGTTTGAAGAAGTCGCCTATTTTATTTGGCATGGATATTTTCCGAACGAAACCGAATTGCAATCATTTAAGCAAAAGCTAAACGAATACCGGCAAATCCCCCAATATGTAAAAGAAGTAATCAATCTCTTGCCGGAAAATATGCATCTCATGGACGTTTTGCGAACGGCGATCTCAGCTGTCGGTAATGATTCGTTTCAATGGCCACCGAAAATTGAGGATGCGATCCGTTTAACAGCCATTACTCCGACGATTATTGCTTATTGGCATAGGAAAAAGAACGAACTACCTTTGATTGAACCGAATGACAACTTCGATCATGTATCCAATTTTTTATATATGCTGACTGGAAAAAGACCGACCTATGCCCATTGTAAAGCCCTTTCTTCTTATATGATTTTAACGATGGAGCACGGAATGAATGCTTCTACCTTTTCCTCACGGGTTGTCTGTTCGACCGAATCCGATATGGTTTCTGCAATCGTTGCCGCCATTGGTGCAATGAAAGGTCCACTACACGGAGGTGCACCATCAGGCGTTTTGAGAATGTTAGATGAAATCGGGACGCCGGAGGAAATCGAACCGTATATTGTCAATAAACTCGAAAAAGGGGAAAAACTGATGGGGTTCGGACATCGCATTTACAAAACGACGGATCCCCGTGCCGAAACGTTAAAGGAAGTCGCCAAAGGTCTGGCCGGTGAGGAAAAATGGTTTGATCTTGCGGTACAATTGGAGGAAAAAGCAATCGAATTGCTAAATCGGTATAAACCAGGAAGAAAGTTATATGCAAATGTGGAATTTTATGCAGCCGCCATCTTGAAAGGGATTTCATTGCCAAAAAGTTTATTTACACCGACCTTTACCGCAAGTCGAATGGTCGGATGGACGGCTCATATCCTCGAACAGGCAAGCGACAACCGTATTTTTCGACCGCAATCACTTTATGTAGGAAAAATGCCTAAAATGTAA